ATCTCTGAGAGATTGTCCGCTTTGGGTTAACTCGTTACGATTTTGTCATTTGTTGAAAAGGCGCATCGGCGATTTGAAAGGTGTGagtgttgtatataaactacCATTAGTCTTGATTACCAAACGATGTGAGACTATTTTGGTGTATCCAGAACAGTGACCACCTAGTCGAGGCTATGGGGCTAAAGGGTGTTGATCCGCGAGAATGCGCAATTTTGTTTCCCACAGACAGCGCCACTAATCATCCCTGATCAGAAGGTTGACCGCGTCCGGTGAGCATGAGAGATCCAAATCAGAGAACTATTTCATCTGCGCGCAATTGTAAAGATTAATCCTTCAACTTCAGTGAGACTCAAAGGGTGACAAAGTCTCCTTAACAAATTTAACACTACTGCATGTTCAGGTCATGAATCAAACATATGACTTTAATTAAGAGAAAAGAGATTCACATCATTTTATCTAAATACTCTAGGGTAAATCtgacaacatttttttttactatcatATCCGGTCCACTGGACTGtctaagaccatctccaatggtggtacttatatttttaagcactagtacctaataggtactcccattggagcaaaaataaaattgtacctaataggtactagttctacaataagacatagtacctaaataatttttgtgggacccatttaaaatGATGTTGAGTTATTGGATAGATGTGCTACTAGTGGGGACCAATTTAGAACTTTTGAAGAGGTTTTGGGTTGGAGGGAATGAGTACTTATtatatactattattaaaaggagaatgttaacttgtgcccttaaggcacatgttaaggaagcaaaaatagaaattattaaatgctaatttgtgcattttgacttttgaagcattaaatttcttgtatcattaaatgttgaatttctattttggtatatcttaacatgtgccataagggcacatgttaacaagacccttattaaaaaaagggttttgttaacatgtgcatatatgtcacatgataagatatcttaatatagaaatttaacatttaatgatacaagacatttaatggttaaaaagttaaaatgcacaaattttaagacataatttctatttttactaccttaacatgtgccatatatgcacatgttaacattctccttaaaaaaattataaatgaattatGTGTACATGTGGGGCcacttaagtactcaaaaatgagtagCTCCATTATGGATGCTCTAATCTGGTTCTGGGATCAGTTATAGTATCAAGTGGTTGCAACCCCTTCCAAATCGCAGTTGCAATAGATCGAACAGTGATCCTCCTACCGGCATGTTTGATCACCATCGTACTAATTAATGATCAATTAATATGACAACTtctttgtcaaacaaaaaaaatattaagaatgGCATTTGatgtaaataaaatgaattggAGTGTCATTACTCATTACCCAACATCCTCTTCTTTTAAATATGACGTTAATGCTCTCCTCCTAAACTCTCTTGTCCTTACTAATAATCCATTCCCTCTTGCAAAAACCAAAACAACTCCTCCTCAAAAAACCAAAAGCAACCTCAAAATCAAACCCAAATCAATGGCCACAAACTTCTATTCACGACTCTTCCTCCTGATTTGTGCCACcgttttgatgatgatgataactTCATCACCGACAGTTGAAGCTGGAGGATTAGACCTCGGAATGGAATGGATTCATCAAACAAAAACAGCAACCTGCGAAGGTTCCATCGCTGATTGCATGTTACAACAAGGTGAAGAAGAGTTTCAGTTAGATAATGAAATCAATAGGCGTATCTTAGCAAATACTAAGTACATCAGCTATGGTGCGCTTCAGAGGAACACTGTCCCTTGTTCTCGCCGTGGTGCTTCTTACTACAATTGCAAACCCGGTGCTCAGGCTAACCCTTACAGCCGTGGATGTAGTGCCATTACAAGGTGCaggagttaattttttttttttttttttcaatttttgaaaaaaattattattattaatgatgtttggttgtgaatttttatatacattaattaaatattggattTTTAATCCATTTATTTGTGGGTCACTGTTGTGAGTTGTGACTctttatgaatatgaatatacTGTTCTATTACtgttgttaattaattattaatgttaaagtttattgatattttgtaggtcaaatttatttaaaatttatatttatttttaaataaattaataatataaaaatactaTCCAACCAAATTTGGAGTATGGGACTATGGGAGtgttcgatttttttttttggtaaaaaatttaaatataagctaaattatatttttggtttatttatttatttattattttatttatgat
This genomic interval from Trifolium pratense cultivar HEN17-A07 linkage group LG6, ARS_RC_1.1, whole genome shotgun sequence contains the following:
- the LOC123890929 gene encoding rapid alkalinization factor, encoding MAFDVNKMNWSVITHYPTSSSFKYDVNALLLNSLVLTNNPFPLAKTKTTPPQKTKSNLKIKPKSMATNFYSRLFLLICATVLMMMITSSPTVEAGGLDLGMEWIHQTKTATCEGSIADCMLQQGEEEFQLDNEINRRILANTKYISYGALQRNTVPCSRRGASYYNCKPGAQANPYSRGCSAITRCRS